The following proteins are encoded in a genomic region of Populus trichocarpa isolate Nisqually-1 chromosome 13, P.trichocarpa_v4.1, whole genome shotgun sequence:
- the LOC18104344 gene encoding 11-beta-hydroxysteroid dehydrogenase B → MLFINLSAMSFINSVLDWVVPPASLVMLACSWPALCFINTCEWLYRSFFSEDMEDKVVIITGASSGIGEQIAYEYAKRKAILVLIARREHRLRGVSEKARYIGAKRVLIMAADVVKEDDCRRFVNETINYFGRVDHLVNTASLGHTFYFEEVGDTSVFPHFLDINFWGNVYPTYVALPYLRQSNGRVVVNAAVESWLPLPRMSLYAAAKAALVSFYESLRFEVNGEVGITIASHGWIGSEMSRGKFMLEDGAEMQWKEEREVNGTGGPVEDYAKMIVSGACRGHQYVKYPSWYDIFLLYRMFAPGILNWALRMLLAPNGSRRTSMIGTGRPALI, encoded by the exons ATGCTCTTCATTAATCTTTCTGCCATGAGTTTTATAAACTCTGTGTTGGATTGGGTGGTGCCTCCTGCTAGCTTGGTGATGCTAGCATGTTCATGGCCAGCCTTATGCTTTATCAATACATGTGAGTGGCTCTACAGATCTTTCTTTAGTGAGGATATGGAGGATAAAGTTGTTATCATCACTGGAGCTTCTTCTGGCATAGGAGAA CAAATTGCATATGAATATGCAAAGAGGAAAGCAATTCTTGTTCTGATTGCACGTAGAGAGCACCGGCTTAGAGGGGTCAGTGAGAAAGCTAGGTATATTGGTGCAAAGCGTGTCCTGATTATGGCTGCAGATGTTGTCAAGGAGGATGATTGTAGGAGATTTGTCAATGAGACCATAAATTACTTTGGTCGGG TGGATCATCTTGTCAATACAGCAAGTTTGGGGCATACATTTTACTTTGAAGAAGTAGGAGACACCTCTGTGTTTCCCCATTTCTTG GACATAAACTTTTGGGGAAATGTCTATCCAACTTATGTGGCTCTTCCATACCTACGTCAGAGCAATGGACGAGTTGTTGTTAATGCAGCAGTTGAGAGCTGGTTACCTCTGCCGAGAATGAGCTTATATGCT GCTGCAAAGGCTGCCCTGGTGAGCTTCTACGAGTCACTGAGATTTGAAGTGAATGGTGAAGTTGGAATAACAATTGCATCTCATGGTTGGATTGGGAGCGAAATGAGTAGAGGCAAGTTCATGCTAGAGGATGGAGCAGAGATGCAatggaaagaagagagagaa GTAAACGGGACTGGTGGTCCAGTAGAGGACTATGCAAAGATGATTGTGTCGGGAGCTTGCCGAGGACATCAATATGTCAAGTACCCAAGCTGGTATGACATATTCCTCCTTTACAGGATGTTTGCACCTGGAATTCTCAACTGGGCTCTTCGAATGTTGCTTGCACCGAATGGTTCAAGAAGAACGTCTATGATAGGCACCGGGAGACCTGCATTAATTTGA